A DNA window from Parus major isolate Abel chromosome 9, Parus_major1.1, whole genome shotgun sequence contains the following coding sequences:
- the LOC107208585 gene encoding receptor-transporting protein 2-like, giving the protein MTTWQGIFAVKIEEMHITDPWTLVEDESLQVQDCRPGWKEFVQHHALGRFECSQCFNKWSSAKVHILFHMCHSQGWGTVWMRIFRQKCRRCPNSRLEDPEFNLETVETILHNLTIKILQYFYNKPVQPSDLLEVVVDTPVTGPHDRAHCEACQLGNCNRSQRAPAQDAWKPLRDEDKARMHSTKSWLALASDVCKSLTNTGEARTHHTESWPSPGSDDCKPLVGVGKARTHHTELWPSPGSDDCKPLVGVGKARTHHTESQSVREWTAWNANVSRTSQPLKRQDLRSHVASTHHPSTSNSNFPWKCCCCIGGSLLCVLALIIFVVLYLTLR; this is encoded by the exons ATGACCACGTGGCAGGGCATTTTTGCAGTGAAGATTGAAGAAATGCACATAACAGATCCTTGGACACTTGTAGAGGATGAGTCCCTTCAGGTGCAGGACTGCAGGCCTGGCTGGAAGGAGTTTGTGCAGCACCATGCTCTTGGGAG GTTTGAGTGCTCCCAGTGTTTTAATAAGTGGTCTTCTGCCAAAGTGCACATCCTATTCCACATGTGCCACTCCCAAGGCTGGGGCACAGTGTGGATGAGAATCTTTCGCCAGAAATGCAGGCGCTGCCCCAACTCCCGGCTGGAGGATCCTGAGTTCAACCTGGAGACTGTGGAGACAATTCTGCACAACCTGACAATAAAGATCCTCCAGTATTTCTACAATAAGCCTGTCCAGCCCTCTGACCTCCTGGAAGTCGTGGTGGATACACCGGTGACGGGGCCACACGACCGTGCCCACTGCGAGGCCTGCCAGCTCGGAAACTGCAACAGGTCACAGAGGGCCCCAGCACAGGATGCCTGGAAACCCTTGAGGGATGAGGACAAGGCCAGGATGCACAGCACCAAGTCATGGCTGGCCTTGGCATCGGATGTCTGCAAGTCCTTGACAAATACGGGGGAGGCCAGGACCCATCACACTGAGTCGTGGCCATCCCCAGGATCAGATGACTGTAAGCCTTTGGTTGGTGTGGGCAAGGCCAGGACCCATCACACTGAGTTGTGGCCATCCCCAGGATCAGATGACTGTAAGCCTTTGGTTGGTGTGGGCAAGGCCAGGACCCATCACACTGAGTCGCAGTCAGTCCGAGAATGGACTGCCTGGAATGCAAATGTGTCCAGAACTTCTCAGCCCCTGAAACGCCAGGACTTAAGGTCCCATGTGGCCTCAACCCACCACCCCTCAACCTCAAACAGCAATTTcccctggaaatgctgctgctgcatcgGTGGctctttgctctgtgttttggcACTGATCATCTTTGTTGTGCTTTATTTGACCCTGAGGTAG